One segment of Streptomyces sp. NBC_00576 DNA contains the following:
- a CDS encoding helix-turn-helix domain-containing protein yields the protein MLGSMTANVPLNELGEFLKKRRSELSPRTVGLPETGKPRRVAGLRREEVAQLASISTDYYTRLEQGRMQASAPVLDVLAQVLQLDDDERGYLFQLAGKTTTRTRRPSRQKVQPQLQRVLDDLTATPAIVQGRRGDILAWNALAAALVTDFSQITEKHRNYPRIIFTEPAMRTLYADWNTSARIAVAQLRMEAAKYPEDPRLIELVGELSLRDQQFAQWWGDHRVAARTVGTKTLNHPVVGELVLDWDTLTANTDPDQNLTVWTAAPGSPTHERLRILASWAADQNLPASSPLR from the coding sequence ATGCTGGGAAGCATGACCGCCAACGTTCCCCTCAATGAGCTGGGAGAATTCCTCAAGAAACGCCGCTCCGAGCTGAGCCCGCGCACGGTCGGACTGCCCGAGACCGGCAAGCCTCGCCGGGTGGCCGGGCTGCGCCGCGAGGAGGTCGCCCAGCTCGCCAGCATCAGCACCGACTACTACACCCGTCTCGAACAGGGCCGTATGCAGGCATCGGCGCCCGTGCTGGACGTTCTCGCCCAGGTACTCCAGCTGGATGACGACGAGCGGGGCTACCTCTTCCAGCTCGCGGGCAAGACCACCACCCGCACCCGGCGGCCCAGCAGGCAGAAGGTCCAGCCGCAACTGCAGCGCGTCCTGGACGACCTCACCGCCACCCCGGCCATCGTGCAGGGCCGACGCGGAGACATCCTCGCCTGGAACGCGCTGGCCGCCGCACTGGTCACCGACTTCTCCCAGATCACGGAAAAGCACCGCAACTACCCGCGGATCATCTTCACGGAACCGGCAATGCGCACCCTGTACGCGGACTGGAACACCTCCGCCCGCATCGCCGTGGCACAGTTGCGGATGGAAGCCGCGAAGTATCCCGAGGATCCTCGCCTGATCGAGCTGGTCGGTGAACTGTCCCTGCGGGACCAGCAGTTCGCCCAATGGTGGGGCGATCACCGCGTCGCCGCGCGCACGGTGGGCACGAAGACCCTCAACCATCCGGTCGTCGGCGAACTCGTCCTGGACTGGGACACCCTCACCGCCAACACCGATCCCGACCAGAACCTGACCGTCTGGACCGCCGCACCCGGCTCCCCCACCCACGAACGGCTACGGATCCTCGCCTCCTGGGCCGCCGACCAGAACCTGCCGGCCTCCTCTCCCCTCCGCTGA
- a CDS encoding TetR/AcrR family transcriptional regulator, translating into MPANKESNRDPGASLALLWGDADSRPRRGPKPKFTPAQLARRGIEIADAEGLEALSMQRVAEMLGVTTMALYRYVPGKPDLVDLMVDTVLSDPPVLGRVPGNWRTRLEAWARACWDVYRAHPWILTATGLRRHAMGPHQVAWLDTALAALEPTGLTARQRHDAAILVLSLVRNLTQEALDSDEQGDEEWTRLTTHQLTVYADRFPALTRAVAEGAFSPTDDDPLAFGLTCVLDGIQGLVESATRA; encoded by the coding sequence GTGCCGGCGAACAAGGAGAGCAACCGGGATCCGGGCGCCAGCCTCGCGCTGCTCTGGGGCGACGCTGACAGCCGTCCGCGCCGAGGACCGAAGCCGAAGTTCACACCCGCCCAACTAGCCCGCCGCGGTATCGAGATCGCCGACGCCGAAGGGCTTGAGGCGCTCTCCATGCAGCGGGTGGCCGAGATGCTCGGCGTCACCACGATGGCCCTCTATCGCTACGTCCCCGGCAAGCCCGACCTCGTCGACCTGATGGTCGACACGGTGCTCAGCGATCCGCCCGTTCTCGGCCGCGTCCCAGGCAACTGGCGCACTCGGCTCGAGGCCTGGGCCCGCGCCTGCTGGGACGTCTACCGCGCCCACCCCTGGATCCTGACCGCGACGGGCCTACGACGACACGCCATGGGCCCTCACCAGGTGGCCTGGCTGGACACGGCTCTGGCCGCACTCGAACCGACCGGGCTCACCGCTAGGCAGCGTCACGACGCCGCGATTCTCGTCCTGAGCCTGGTACGCAACCTCACCCAGGAGGCGCTCGACAGCGACGAGCAGGGCGACGAGGAGTGGACACGTCTCACCACTCATCAGCTCACCGTGTACGCCGACCGGTTCCCCGCGCTCACCCGGGCCGTTGCCGAGGGTGCCTTCTCCCCCACCGATGACGACCCTCTCGCCTTCGGCCTCACCTGCGTACTCGATGGCATCCAAGGACTCGTGGAATCCGCCACGCGCGCATAG
- a CDS encoding alpha/beta fold hydrolase: MLAAVITAAACTAVAAPSAGLLTRRAIVRSRNARRLRITAGHGIDEQYFTRIGGLDQWLSLRGEERANPVVVELHGGPGSSNSILANVSRDWERHVTLVRWDMRGTGKTLRRSGADGQGEMTFERLVRDAVEVVEHIRERLGVQRVVLMGCSFGSAIAMRVARSHPELVSAYIGTDQKVFDGGRDTADYYAALDRLEEAGKKKELAAVREMGPDQRAWSTEQFSHFSRFASATDPHTFAAMKSVVMKSLWYSPLHSLREIITFFKSFMVSAPVLPGTASLDDWADGTRFDIPFFVVQGACDLVNTPTRARAFFDDVRAPVKEFTLIEDAGHFAVYRRPELFLDILLTRILPALPSAGQGA, from the coding sequence ATGCTCGCTGCCGTCATCACCGCCGCCGCCTGCACCGCCGTCGCCGCCCCCTCGGCCGGCCTCCTCACGCGCCGCGCGATCGTCCGCTCCCGCAACGCCCGCCGTCTGCGCATCACTGCCGGCCACGGCATCGACGAGCAGTACTTCACGCGGATCGGCGGCCTCGACCAGTGGCTCTCCCTGCGAGGCGAGGAGCGCGCCAACCCGGTCGTGGTGGAACTGCACGGCGGACCCGGATCGTCCAACTCGATCCTGGCCAACGTCTCCCGCGACTGGGAGCGGCACGTCACCCTGGTGCGCTGGGACATGCGCGGCACCGGAAAGACCCTGCGGCGCTCCGGCGCCGACGGTCAGGGGGAAATGACGTTCGAGCGGCTGGTGCGGGACGCCGTGGAAGTGGTGGAGCACATACGGGAGCGTCTCGGGGTGCAGCGGGTCGTCCTGATGGGGTGCTCCTTCGGCAGTGCCATAGCGATGCGCGTCGCGCGCAGCCACCCCGAACTGGTCAGCGCGTACATCGGAACCGACCAGAAGGTCTTCGACGGCGGCCGGGACACTGCCGACTACTACGCCGCGCTTGACCGGCTGGAGGAGGCGGGCAAGAAGAAGGAACTGGCCGCCGTACGCGAGATGGGTCCGGACCAGCGGGCCTGGAGTACCGAGCAGTTCAGCCACTTCAGCCGCTTCGCCTCCGCCACCGATCCCCACACCTTCGCCGCCATGAAGTCCGTGGTGATGAAGTCGCTGTGGTACTCGCCGCTGCACTCCCTGCGCGAGATCATCACCTTCTTCAAGAGCTTCATGGTCTCCGCGCCCGTGCTGCCGGGCACCGCCTCCCTCGACGACTGGGCGGACGGCACCCGGTTCGACATCCCGTTCTTCGTCGTCCAGGGCGCCTGCGACCTGGTGAACACGCCCACTCGTGCCCGCGCCTTCTTCGATGACGTCCGGGCACCGGTCAAGGAGTTCACCCTCATCGAGGACGCCGGCCACTTCGCCGTATACCGGCGGCCCGAGCTTTTCCTCGACATCCTCCTGACCCGCATCCTGCCTGCCCTCCCCAGCGCCGGGCAGGGGGCGTGA